The DNA window CGGCCAGGAAGTCCAGCAGGTTGCCACCCTCGACATGCTCCATGACGATAAAGTGCTGGCCCTCAAAGCTGAAGTCTTCGATGTATTCGATGATGTTGGGATGATTGAGCCGGCGCAGGATGCCGGCTTCCAGCCGGAAGCGGTTGAGGTAAGCTTTATCGCGGGCCAGGCGGGGATCGAGCGCCTTGATCGCCACGCGCCGGTTGTACTGCCAGCTATCGACGGCCAGGAAGACCTCGCCCATGCCACCACGGCCTAGCGACTGGATCAGCGTATAGCGTTCGTTGAGCGTTCTCCCGATCATCGGTGTCCTGCCGCTTCCAGCGGGCGCTTCAGGAACAGCGCCGCTTCCTCCCGCGAATCCGCATCATCGTCGTAAACAAAGGGTGCACTCATGAGCCGGACGACGCTGGCGGCCAGAGGCCAGGCCGGGCGCAGATCTGCAGGTTATCCAGCCAGGGCGCGCTGTCAATGGTGGCGTTGATGGCCAGGGCGCTGAATGGCGCCAGTTCGTCATTGTCAATTACCAGCAGCGCGGCCCGCGATCCCGCTGCGGTGTAGACGTTAAGCTGGAAGACGCTGCGTCCTTCCACCAGCGGCTGGAAGCCCATGTCTACCGTTACCCATTCGTCAAAGGGCACCGACACCAGTGAAGATACCGTCTCCGGCTGGCCGCCGCGCACTTTTTCCAGCAGCAGGCCGGTATTTGTCTCTGCATTACCCAGTGCCCAGGTTAGCCGCCAGCCGATACGGTTGGCCGCCGTTCCCGCCGGCACGAAGCTGAGCGTCAGGGGCGGGGTGACGGCGCGCGGGACCAGCATGTCGAAACGAACGCGGGCGTATCCTGCCGGGATGGGGATGGCCCAGGTGCCGGTCTGCGTCAGGTGCAGGGCGGCGTCCCGGCCAATCTGCTCGTTGAGGAAGCCGCCGGGCAGTGTCCCCGGCAGACCGCTGAGAGTGGTGAAATCGCTGAAGAAGACCAGTTGCTCCCCGGCAAAGCACTGCGGCAGGGCGCTGGAAGCGGTGCGGGCCGGGTGAAGCTGGCGGAGGACAGCAGCGACTGGCGTCAGGGCGGCGCTGGTGGCGGCCAGATCGGGCGTTGGTGTGGGGGCCAGGCGGGTCTCCAGTGCCGTCTGGGTCGCCGCGATGATAGCGGCGCGGGTCAGGAACGCCTCCAGGTTGGCGGTGGCTGTCGCATTGGGCGTGCTGGTGGCCGTCGCTGTGGGCGTGGGGGAAAGAGTCGGCGAAGGTGTCCACGTGGCGGTGGCGGTGGCGGTGGGCGTGTCAGTCGCGGTGGGCGTGGCGGTTGCCGTCGGCGGCGGTGTAGGCGTCGGCGAGAGCGTGGGCGTCTCCGTGGCCGTGGCGGTAGCGGTGGCCGTGGCGCTGGGCGTGACCGTCGGCGATGGCGTGATCGAAGGCGTGAAAGTCGCCGTTGGCGTGTCGGAAGGTGTGAAGGTGGGCAGGGGTGTATTGGTGATCACCAGCGGCGTCCAGGTGGCGCTGGGCGTCAGGGTGGCCGTTGGCGGCCCGCCCGGCTGGAAAGGCAGGATGATCGGGGTCGGGGTGGGCGTTGGTGTGGAGAAGACAAGTACCCCCGCGATCCGGATCGGCGTAGGGGTGGGCTGGTAACCGGTCACCAGGGCTACCCCACCGCCCGCCGGAATGGCCAGCAGTAACACCACAAAGAGCAGGAATAGCCCCCAGGAAAGCAGCGGGCTGCGCCGGCGCGGCATCAGCCCGGAGCGCCGCCCCGGCCAGCGCACCGTCCCGCGTTCCAGGTCGGAGATCACCGCGCCCAGGCTGCGGTAACGACGCCAGGGGTCTTTTTCCAGCAGGCGCTCGATGATCGCCACCAGGCCGCGCGGCACGCGCCCGCGCAGGTTAGGCGTCGCCTGGTGGAGCACGCGGTTCATGATGTCGGCGTCATTGTTGCCTTCAAAGGGTAGCCGCCCGCTGGCCATCTGGAACAGCAGCACACCCAGATTCCAGATGTCATCGGACATGGTGGTGGGCTGGCCCTGCCAGCGCTGCGGGCTGGTGTAGCTGGAGACCCGCAACCGGGCGCTGGTCGTCACCAGCCGCCGGTTTTCCAGCAGCCGGTAGGACGAGAAATTGGTGATGACCAGCCGGAAGTCGCCAGGCGTATCGGCAGGATGCTCCTCGCTGCTCGGAGCAGGGCGGGTCGGGACATGACGGTCAGCAATGGGTCGGGTGTCCTCTTCTGCGCCGGGCGGCTGGCCGCCATGATGGGGATGGGCGGCAGCCAGCGCGGGCAGGGCGCGCTTGGGCACAACATAGATATTGGCGGGCCGTAGATCGCCATGAATGACCCCTTCGACATGGGCGGCGGCCAGCGTACGGGCCAGGGAAAGCGCCCACCGGCGCCACTGCGCCGGGGGTAACGGCCCATGTTCTGCCAGGTACCTGTCCAGCGGTGGGCCGGGCAGGTAAGGCCGCACCATGTGCAGGCTGTTGTGGTGAAAGAAAATGTCTTCGTATGCGGCAATGGTCGGCAGGTTCAGGGAACGCAACTTGGCCGCGTCGCCCTCAAACGCGGCCAGAACGTCAGCGTTCAGCGCCAGGTTAGGGGCCAGGGTGCGGATGACCACCAGGTAACCAGTTTTCAGATCTTCCGCCAGGAAGACATCACCCATCGGCCCGTGCTCAAGCAGCTGACCGGGTCGGTATCGATCGTGAAGAAGAGTCGCCTGCGCTGTGAACATGCTCATTGGCAGGCTATTATACCGGCAGACCGCCACACCCCTCAACTGGCCACGATCCCGGTACAGGGATGGGGAGCAGGCAGTCGGCGCCAGCGGAGCGGCCTCCTGGCCTCTTTGCTCCTGCCAGTGGTCGCATGCCTTCCGGTTTTGCCTGCACCCGGCATGGCGGGGTCAGGGTATAGTAGGTGGCCATGCGCCGCCTGTCGCCAGCAAGGATGATCACCCTCATGCCTCCTGCCAGCCGGACCGCCCTGCATTCCGCCGCTGCCCCGGTCCCTGCTGTGGGGGATGGGCGCTTTCAGGCTGGGCGCGTGCTGGTCACCGCCGCCGCCCATGCGGTGCACGACATGTATACGGCCTTCCTGGCGCCGCTGCTGCCGCACTTCATCGCGGTGCTGGCGCTCTCCAAGACCCAGGCCGGGACGCTGACCGTCTTCATGCAGTTCCCCTCGCTGCTGCAGCCAGCGATTGGCCATCTGGCTGATCGCTATGCCCTGCGCGCCATCGTCATACTGGCCCCGGCGGCGGCGGGCATCCTGATGAGCCTGCTGGGGGTGATCTCCAGCTACGTGATGCTGGCCGTCCTGCTGACTCTGACCGGCCTGGTCTCTGCCGGGCTGCACAGCGTGGGGCCGGTCATGGTCGGGCGGCACTCCGGGGCGGCGCTGGGGCGCGGCATGAGTCTGTGGATGGTTGGCGGGGAACTGGGGCGGACGGTCGGGCCGCTGCTGATCGTCAGCGCCATCGGGGAAGGTAGCATCCTGAACGCTTCCTGGTTGATGATCTTCGGCCTGCTGGCCTCAGGGTTGCTATACCTGGTCCTGCGGCGCGGGCCGGAGCCGACGGTTGCCGTCCGCCTGGAACAGCCCCTGCCGGTGCGGACGGCCCTGCGGAGCATGGGGCCGTTCCTGCTTCCCCTCTCGCTGATTCTGGCCCTGCCGATGTTGCTAAATGTAGCGCTGACTACCTACCTGCCCACCTTCCTGACGGAAGAAGGCGATAGTCTGCAGCTAGCCGGGGTAGCGCTGGCCATCCTGCAGGCGGCGGGCGTAGCCGGGGCCTTACTGGGTGGCTCGATCAGCGACCGGATCGGACGTCGGCCATCGCTGGCCGGGGCGATGCTGGTTGCGCCGCTGCTGTTGCTGATCTTCCTGACGGTGGAGGGGATGGCCCGCCTGCCGCTGCTGATCCTGATGGGCTTCTTCACACTGGCGATAACGCCGGTGATCATGGCTCTGGTGCAGGAGAGCTACCCGGAGAATCGCGCCCTGGCCAACGGCATCTATATGGCCCTCAGTTTCACCATCCGTTCCGGGGCGGTGATTGTGCTGGGATTGCTGGCGGACGGGTTGGGGATGCCGACCGCGTTTATAATCAGCGCGGCCCTGGCCCTGCTGGGCGTGCCAGCGGTAGCCCTGTTGCCGGGGCGGAACAACGATCGTACGCGCTAGAGCAAAGCCCGCAGGCGCGGGGCCTCCAGCACGCGGCGCATGCTTTCCAGCGATGGTGCGCCGGGGTCGCCGCAATGTTCCACAAACGAACTGGCCACGTTAACCGCTACGATCATCGCCCGATCCCAGTTGCCGGGGTGGCGCAGCAGGGTGACGAACAACGCCGCAGCAAAGACATCGCCCGCACCGGTCGGATGGCATAGCCGGGCGATCTGCGGCGCGGCATAGTCACGGCGCACACCGCCCAGGTAGAGCGACGCGCCATTGTAATTGCGCGTCACCACCAACGCCCGCGCCAGGGCCGCATATTCCTGTTCCAGCGCCTCGGAATGGCCCAGGTCTTCGTCGCTGAGGACGGTCACGGCATGGGGCAGCATGGCCGCCGCCTGCGCCCATGGCACCGGCGATACATGTCCGGCCTCATCCCAGGTGCGCATATAACCCTGCGGCGTGATGCCCACCAGTGAAGCGGGGAAGTTCTCCGGGCGAATCGTGGCGTCCAGGCTGGGTGTGATCGGGCCGAGGTGGACGATCGGGGCGCGTCGCCAGCTCTCCGGTACATCGGCCAGGCCCAGCGTCCGCGCATGGCCTTCCACCACCTGTACACGCCCGGCTTCAGTATACGTGTTGACAAAAATGGTGGAGCTTTCCGCCGGGATCAGGTGCACATCCAGTCCATCCAGGCCGTGCAGGCCAGCCAGGACGGGATCGGCGGGGTGGGCGCTGGTCACAATGCCAACGCGCAGGCCCATCGCCCGCGCCACTACCGATGAATAGGCGACTGTGCCGCCCAGCTGTGGACCGGCTGGCGTGCGGTCGTGAGCGACATGGCCCAGCACCAGGTAGTCAACGGGGGAAGTCATGATGGCATCATTTCTAGCGGCGGACGCGGTCACAGGGCAGGCGCGGCAGGGCCATTATGCCGGGATAGAAGGCCGGTGGCAAGGGGCAGAAGGCAAGAGCATGGAGACCGGGAGGCCTGTTCTACTGCCCACTCCCTGCTTGCATCCTTGCGCCTGGCCCGGTCTGACCATTGACCGGCTTTACCTGCTAACCGTCAGCCATGACGGTATCAATAAACGGAAAAGAGATTCAAGATCAAATAACCCTGTCAAATCAAAAGATAATGTTACCGAGCGGAGACGGTTCGTTCATTTGATAATGTTACCGGGCTGTCCTCTCCTTTCTGGGAGTGTTGGGGAGCGAAAAGGGTCAAGTAGACGTTCTGGGTATCGCCGGGAGCCGCCAGCGGCAAGGCAAAGAGTTGGTCGAGTAGGTCATAGATGCGCTGGCGTAGACGACGGGGATTAGTCGCCTGGCGAAGCGCTTGGAGTTGGTTCTGCTGGGTAGGCGTAAGGGCACCCGCGGCGCACACGCGGTCGAAGGGGGTCTGGGCACGGTCAAAGCGACGGGTGAGCTGAGCGGGCTGGTCGGTGCTGGCGGACAGATAGGTTTTCTCGGTTAGGCGGAGCACGGGCTGGAAGAAGTTGTAATAGAGCCACATGGCGTCATAGATGTGGTTGAGCAGGTTGGTCTGGGCGACGGTGTCGAGACGGTCGTAGCCCAGATAAGCACGCACAAGCGTATCGTTTTTCTGTTCGACGAAGCGATTGTCGTTTTTCTGCCAGGCCCGGCTGCGCGATAGGTGCACGCCGACCACCGTCGTTTGCCAGAAGCGCAGCAGGTGCTGGTTGAAGAATTCGCTGCCGTTATCGGGATGTATTTGGCGAACCGGGAAAGGCAGGCGGGCCAGGATGCGGCGGAAGGCGTCTTGCATCACCAGAAAGCTGCGGCCCAACACCGCCACCCGCTCGCTCCAGCCCGTGGCCACATCCACCATCTGCAGGGTATGCACATAGTGCCCGGAAGCAGACACCCCACAGTGATGCACCAGGTCCACTTCAAAGTGACCGGGCTGTGTTTCCTGCCAGGCAATCCGCCCGGCAGGAATAGTGCGCCTCAGTGTGTTTGCTCGTTCTGGTCCACCCCGCGGCAGGCGCGGGCGGTCACGGCGTTGGTCGGCCAGCAAGCGCCGCACACTCGACACACTGATCCGTCCCAACTGCTCCCGCACGGGCGCCGTCAACCTCAGCTCACCGTGTCGCTCTAGCTGCTCAGCCACCCACCCCAGGTTCGGTTGCAGTCGCTCCGCACACACCCAGTCCAGACTTTCCGCAATCACCCCCAACGCTTGCTTGACGGCCGCCCCGTAGGTCGCCCCGCGCTCGCGCCGCCGCGGTTGCCGCTTCAAGTCGCTCCCCATCAGCCGGATCAGCGCCTTGCGGTGCAGCCCCGTGACCGCTTCCATCTCATCCAATAACCGGCCCTTGGTACCCCGGTCTGCCTGCCGGTAGCGTTTCTGATCGTTCGCAGGTACTTGCGTCGTTCATCAATGGTCATCTGTTCGTCGCTGGACATGGTTCCCTCGGTAACATTATCTTTTGAGTGAACCATACCCCCTCGGTAACATTTTGCGTGAAAGAATACGAATAACTGTTCTTTTCTTTACGCTTCGCGGTACAATTGCCGGCCATCATTTTGCTGTTGTGATCAGCTGGCTGGGAATTCTACGCGGCGATACGCCGGACAAGACATGGGAATCACCGTTTGCTGGGATGATCAGGTTGCGGGATGTGTGGTGATGAGTTGTGACCGCGAGTGGGACTGGATGGCCCTGCGCCAGGCCGCGCTGGACGTGATCGCCATGGAGGCGAGCGCCAATCGCCTGGTGGATGTGATCATTGACCTGCGCCAGGGCGCGCCACGCTTCCGGCTGGACGACATGGGGCACATTCATCGCTTGCTGGCCTTGTGTCCCGAAGGCAATCAAGGCCCGATTGTGCTCGTCACCCGCGACCCGCGCATCAGCGCCGTCGTCCGCGTGGCCCGCCGGATGTTCACCCGGCTGTCCAGGCGACTGCTCGTGGCCGAAACACTGGAGGAGGCCCGCCAGTTAGTTGTCCAGCGCCGGACCTGAGCCGCGCTGTGATGCTCAGCTGCTCCCCGCGTTGGGCATGCTTGGCGCGGTGGGGAATGGCGGCAGCGTGGGCGTCGGGATCAGGGTTGGGGCCGGGCCGGGCGCGCCGATGTAAGCCCGCCACTCATCCTCCAGTTGCTGAAAGCTGACCCCGGTCGCGGCGGCCAGCGCATCTTTGAAGCGCATGGTGCGCTGCGCCTGCCAGAAAATGCGGTGCGATTCCATCCCGTAAGTGCTGATCCAGTAGTTGATGAACGAATAGCCCAGGTCATAGACCCAGCGACCGCGTCCGTCCGGGCCGGGGAACTCCGTGGAAATATCAGCCTGCAGCGTGGGGAACGACGGGTAGGCGGCCACATCGCGCACCCGCTGCTCGTAGTCGTAGTCCTTCACCGTCTCAAAGTACGAAGCGTGGCCCTCGGTAAACCAGGCCGGGATGTCCCGCGCCTTGCTGATGAAGCCCTGGAAGATGTGGGTCAATTCGTGGGGCACGGTGGTATAGATCAGGTCATCTTCCCCCCACTGCAGGGTCTGGATGGTATAACCCCGTTCGCTGAGTGTCAGGCCGGCCAGAAACGGCTCAGGATACTCCTGCCATTCCTCAAAGCTGGCCCGGTCGGGCATTACCACCACGTAGGGGCGGAAGTCCAGCCCGAACCCGAAGGCATCCTCCAGCCGTCGCATGGCCTCCGTAGCGCTGGCGAATAGATCATCGGCCAGCGATTGACGCGCTCCAAACATCAGCACCACGATCTCATCGTTTTCCCGGCGGATCCACTTGCGGGTCAGGTCAGCATACTCAGCCGTCATGGCGGCAGTCTGGATCATGTTGCCGGCGCTATCCACGGCGCGGAAGCGGAAGTTCAATGGCAGCCAGGGTGGGCTGAACAGGCGATCAAAGTATACAAACGCCCCGCGCTCTGCATCCCAGCTCAGCGGGCTGCTGCTGGTCGCCCCATCCCCTTCCCAGGTGATCACCTGAACGCGCTCAATGGCCCCGGCATTGCTCTTGGCCCGGAACACATATTCCACGCCCGCCGGATAGTGTGAGATCATCTCCGCCTGCTGAATGGTGAAATGCGCGGCGGCGGCAGTGGCGGTTGGGTTGGGCGTGGGAGTCAGCGTCGGTGAAGGCACTGGCGTCGGCGAGAGTGTCGGGATGGGCTGGCGGCCCTGGGCGGCAATCGGTAGCGCGCCTGTCGGCCCGAACAGCAGACTGCCGGAAACCAGCGCCGCGGTCAGCACCAGCATTCCCGGCAGTAGATAAGGATACTTGCGGAGGATCATCGGGCATCCCCTGTTCAGTCCTGTTGTCGCCGTAACCTTTGCCCGGATCATAGCATAGCCGGGAGCATCCCGCTTGCGGCAGATGGCAAGAGAGGTGGCCGGGAGGCCGTCCGTGCTATGGCGCGACTGCGCTCAGGGGTGGTTATCCTGCCCAGCCCAGGCTGATCCGCCCGCGTTCCAGGTCGACGCTCAGGATTTCAACGGCAATCACATCGCCCACGGCGAGCAGCACATCCTTCGGTATCCGGCTGGTGTGCAGCAGGCCGTCCTGCTTGACGCCGATATCCACAAAGGCGCCAAAGTCGACCACGTTGCGCACTGTCCCCTGCATGATCATCCCGGCTTGCAGATCCTCCATGCGCAGCACATCGCTGCGCAGGATCGGCGTGGGCAGGTCTTCGCGCGGGTCGCGGCCAGGGCGGATGAGTTGCTCAAAGATGTCGGTCAGGGTCGGCACGCCGACTCCCAGCGCTTCCGCCAGGGCGCCCAGGGGGCGCTGTTGCAGCAATGTCCTGAGCGCGGCTTCCCTGGTGGCGGGCGGCGTAGCGATGGTCACGCCCGCTGCCTTCAGCACAGCTTCCGCCACCGCGTAACTCTCCGGGTGGATGGCGCTGGCGTCCAGCGGGTTGCGCCCGCCGCGGATGCGCAGGAAGCCCGCCGCCTGCTGGTAGGCCTTTGGCCCCAGACCCGGCACTTTGCGCAGCTCAGCCCGGCTGGTGAAGGGGCCATGCTCCTCGCGGTAGGCGACGATATTCGCCGCCAGTTTCGGCCCGATGCCGGCCACATAGCGCAGCAACGCCGCCGACGCCGTGTTGACGTCCACGCCGACCCGGTTGACGATCTTCTCCACTTCAGCGTCCAGCGCGGCGGCCAGCCGCTTTTGATCCACATCGTGCTGGTACATGCCCACGCCGATGGCCTTCGGGTCGATCTTAACCAGCTCGGCCAGCGGATCCTGGGCGCGCCGGGCAATGGAAACCGCGCCGCGCAGGGTCACATCCAGGTCGGGCAATTCCTCGCGGGCCAGGGCGCTGGCACTGTAGACGCTCGCCCCCGCCTCGCTGACCAGCAGGTAATGCACCCCCTCCAGCTGGCGGGTGATCTCCGCGACCAGTTGCTCGGTCTCGCGGGAGGCGGTGCCGTTGCCAATGGCAACCAGGGTGACGCCGTGACGCTGGATCAGGCGGAGCAGTTCGGCGGCGGCCTCCCGCCAGCGGCGTTGCGGCTCGTGCGGGTAGATCGTGGCCGTGTCGATCACCTTGCCGGTGGGATCAACGACGGCGATCTTGCACCCGGTGCGGTAGGCCGGATCGATGCCCAGCACCACATGCCCGGCCAGCGGCGGCTGGCTGAGCAGGTTGCCCAGGTTAGTGGCAAAGACCTGAATGGCATGTTCTTCCGCCTGTTCGGTCAGCAGACGGCGTACATCACGCTCGATGGCCGGGATCAGCAGGCGGCGGGCGGCGTCATCGGCGGCGGCCAGCAACTGCTCCGCCAGGGGGGAACGCCGGTCGGGCCTGACGAGCAGGGCGACTGCCTCCTGCCAGTCACGCTCATCGATGGCGATGTGCACGCGCAGCACTTTTTCCGCCTCGCCACGGTTGATGGCCAGCACCTGGTAAGGGCGCAGACGCCCGATACGGTACTCAAATTCGTAGTAGGTTTCATAGGTACGTTTGGGGTCTTCCGCGCCCTCGATCCGGGCAGCCTGCGCCCGGCCATAGGTCTGAGTGCGGGCGCGTAGCTCGCCGCGCACCTGTGCGCTCTCGCTGATCGCCTCCGCCACGATGTCCCGCGCCCCGGCCAGCGCCTCCTCAACGGTCGGCACCTCATCATTGAGAAAAGAGGCGGCCAGTTCCCCGGCGGATTGCGGGCTGTGCGGCTGCGCCAGGATCAGGTCGGCCAGCCCCTGCAGCCCCTTCTCGCGGGCGATGGTGGCCCGTGTGCGGCGCTTGGGGCGGTAGGGCGCGTAGAGGTCTTCCAGCGCGGCCAGCGTCTCCGCCGCTTCGAGGTCCTTGAGCAGCGCCGGGGTCATCTTGCCCTGCTCTTCAATGGACTTGATGATGGCGGCGCGGCGCTCATCCAGGGCACGCAACCGTTCCAGCAGGCCGGTGAGCTTCTGGATCGTCTCGTCCTGCAACCCGCCGGTGACTTCCTTGCGGTAGCGGGCGATGAAGGGCACGGTGTTGCCTTCGTCGAGCAGGGCGATGGTTGCGGCGACCTGCTCCGGCTGGACGCCCAGCCGGGCGGCGATCTGGCGGTCGTAGGGTGGTTGAGTCATGAGTCTTCCCGGACAGGATAGGACGGCGAAAATCCAGGGGCCGATTATACATGGCGCGGGCAGCGAAAAAAGAGGCAGGAGGCCAGAGAGCAGAGCCATGAAAACGAGGCCGGGAGACCCGGAGGCCGCAAGGCGGGCAAGGCTGCAACCCAACCCCGGTCTGCCTGTCGTAACGGGATGCTTTTGAAGGAGGCAGGCAAACGTTATCAGCGAGCCGGTGACTGACCGGTGGGCAGCCATGGCTTGCTCCGGGCAGCACAACCTCCTGTCGCTGCCACGAATCGAACCCTCTACTTGCTGCCTGCTTTCTGGCTGCCAAAAGCGGTATAATCCCCGCCATGAACGACCGGCCACCACTTTCACCCACGCCCGCATCGCCGCCCGTACCGCTGGATGAGTACGGCCAGAAGTACTTCGAGCGTTACAACTACGCTGACCGCCCGCTGGGCCGCTTCAGCATGTACTGGTTCGCCCGGCGCTACTACGCCGCGCTGGTGCGCCGCTTTGCGCCGCCCGGCGGGCCGGAACGCACTCTGCTGGAGCTGGGCAGCGGGTTGGGCCATCTGCTGGGATTGCTGCAGGATGACTTCACCTGCACTGGCATCGACCTGGACGCCTGGACGGTCGCCCAGACGCAGCGCAACGCGCCGCGCGCCCGCGCCCTGGTGCAAAGCGCCGATGACCTGAGCGGCTTCTCTGACGGCGCGTTCCATGTCGTGGTGGCGCTGCATGTCGTCGAGCACCTGCCCGACCCGGCCCGCACCATCCGCGAGGTGTACCGCCTGCTGCAGCCGGGCGGCCTGTGGTTCTTTGCCACGCCCAACCCCGGCTACAGCCTGCGCCGCTTCAAGGACCCGGCGACGGATGCCATCGGCAAGGACCCGACCCATATCAACTGCCAGCCGCCGGCGCAGTGGCGGGCCTGGTGCCAGGCGGCGGGCTTCCGGATGCTGCGTCACTTTGGCGATGGCCTGTGGGATGTGCCCTACCTGCCAGTCATCCCCAGGGCTGTGCAGTTCGGACTGTTTGGCTTTCCGGCTTTCCTGCAGGTGATTACCCGGACGACGCTCACCCCGTTGAGCCTGGGCGTCAACCAGATCGGCATTGCCCGCCGGCCTTAGGGCGGGCGCACGGCAACGCGTTGTTGCCTGGAGATGGGATCAGACCAACATGAACCGTTTTGTGCTGTGGATCGCCCTGTGCCTGGCTCTCCTGCTCGCCCTGCCCGCCAGCCCGGCGCTGGCCCAGGGTGGAGAGGTTGTCACCTTCACCCCTTTTACCGATCACAACATGGGCTTCAGTGGCCTTGCCCCGGACGGCTGGACACGCGTCGGCGCGGGGACCTACCGCCGCATGAGCAGCGCCGAAGACGCCGTGCTGCTGATGCAACAGTCCGCGCTGGGCTTCCCCCGCGATATGGTGGCCACCGTGCTCGCCCAGCAGGTTGGCGCTTCCGCCCTGCCGGAAGACTCCACCACGCTGGAAACCGCCGCGCTGACCTGGGAACTGTACCGCCTGAATGTAGAGGCATCGCAGCTGGGGCCGCTGGTTATGGACCTGGCGCTGGCCAGCATCGACAACCCGCTGGGCACTTACGTGGTGGGGATGCTGGCCCCGGAGGCCGAGCGCGACGCCCTGTTTGAGGAGGTCTTCAGCCCTGTCCTGGAGGCTTTTGACCCCTTTAGCCTGAACTGGGGCCGCGAAGATGGCCCCGCGCCGGTTGAGGAAGGCTTCCAGCCGGCCCGTCTGCGCCCGGAAGTGCTGGGCGTGCGCCCGCATGACCCGACCGCCTACACGCAGGGCCTGCTGCTCCATGACGGCTCCCTCTATGAGAGCGCAGGGCAGTACGGCGAATCCACCCTGCGTGAGGTGAATCCACAGACTGGCGAGGTCATCCGCAGCGTTCCAATCGATGAAGCGTATTTCGCCGAAGGGCTGGCGCTCGTCGATGACCGCCTGATCCAGCTGACCTGGAAGGAA is part of the Anaerolineae bacterium genome and encodes:
- a CDS encoding RNA-binding transcriptional accessory protein, whose protein sequence is MTQPPYDRQIAARLGVQPEQVAATIALLDEGNTVPFIARYRKEVTGGLQDETIQKLTGLLERLRALDERRAAIIKSIEEQGKMTPALLKDLEAAETLAALEDLYAPYRPKRRTRATIAREKGLQGLADLILAQPHSPQSAGELAASFLNDEVPTVEEALAGARDIVAEAISESAQVRGELRARTQTYGRAQAARIEGAEDPKRTYETYYEFEYRIGRLRPYQVLAINRGEAEKVLRVHIAIDERDWQEAVALLVRPDRRSPLAEQLLAAADDAARRLLIPAIERDVRRLLTEQAEEHAIQVFATNLGNLLSQPPLAGHVVLGIDPAYRTGCKIAVVDPTGKVIDTATIYPHEPQRRWREAAAELLRLIQRHGVTLVAIGNGTASRETEQLVAEITRQLEGVHYLLVSEAGASVYSASALAREELPDLDVTLRGAVSIARRAQDPLAELVKIDPKAIGVGMYQHDVDQKRLAAALDAEVEKIVNRVGVDVNTASAALLRYVAGIGPKLAANIVAYREEHGPFTSRAELRKVPGLGPKAYQQAAGFLRIRGGRNPLDASAIHPESYAVAEAVLKAAGVTIATPPATREAALRTLLQQRPLGALAEALGVGVPTLTDIFEQLIRPGRDPREDLPTPILRSDVLRMEDLQAGMIMQGTVRNVVDFGAFVDIGVKQDGLLHTSRIPKDVLLAVGDVIAVEILSVDLERGRISLGWAG
- a CDS encoding class I SAM-dependent methyltransferase is translated as MNDRPPLSPTPASPPVPLDEYGQKYFERYNYADRPLGRFSMYWFARRYYAALVRRFAPPGGPERTLLELGSGLGHLLGLLQDDFTCTGIDLDAWTVAQTQRNAPRARALVQSADDLSGFSDGAFHVVVALHVVEHLPDPARTIREVYRLLQPGGLWFFATPNPGYSLRRFKDPATDAIGKDPTHINCQPPAQWRAWCQAAGFRMLRHFGDGLWDVPYLPVIPRAVQFGLFGFPAFLQVITRTTLTPLSLGVNQIGIARRP
- a CDS encoding serine/threonine protein kinase, which translates into the protein MSMFTAQATLLHDRYRPGQLLEHGPMGDVFLAEDLKTGYLVVIRTLAPNLALNADVLAAFEGDAAKLRSLNLPTIAAYEDIFFHHNSLHMVRPYLPGPPLDRYLAEHGPLPPAQWRRWALSLARTLAAAHVEGVIHGDLRPANIYVVPKRALPALAAAHPHHGGQPPGAEEDTRPIADRHVPTRPAPSSEEHPADTPGDFRLVITNFSSYRLLENRRLVTTSARLRVSSYTSPQRWQGQPTTMSDDIWNLGVLLFQMASGRLPFEGNNDADIMNRVLHQATPNLRGRVPRGLVAIIERLLEKDPWRRYRSLGAVISDLERGTVRWPGRRSGLMPRRRSPLLSWGLFLLFVVLLLAIPAGGGVALVTGYQPTPTPIRIAGVLVFSTPTPTPTPIILPFQPGGPPTATLTPSATWTPLVITNTPLPTFTPSDTPTATFTPSITPSPTVTPSATATATATATETPTLSPTPTPPPTATATPTATDTPTATATATWTPSPTLSPTPTATATSTPNATATANLEAFLTRAAIIAATQTALETRLAPTPTPDLAATSAALTPVAAVLRQLHPARTASSALPQCFAGEQLVFFSDFTTLSGLPGTLPGGFLNEQIGRDAALHLTQTGTWAIPIPAGYARVRFDMLVPRAVTPPLTLSFVPAGTAANRIGWRLTWALGNAETNTGLLLEKVRGGQPETVSSLVSVPFDEWVTVDMGFQPLVEGRSVFQLNVYTAAGSRAALLVIDNDELAPFSALAINATIDSAPWLDNLQICARPGLWPPASSGS
- a CDS encoding MFS transporter — encoded protein: MPPASRTALHSAAAPVPAVGDGRFQAGRVLVTAAAHAVHDMYTAFLAPLLPHFIAVLALSKTQAGTLTVFMQFPSLLQPAIGHLADRYALRAIVILAPAAAGILMSLLGVISSYVMLAVLLTLTGLVSAGLHSVGPVMVGRHSGAALGRGMSLWMVGGELGRTVGPLLIVSAIGEGSILNASWLMIFGLLASGLLYLVLRRGPEPTVAVRLEQPLPVRTALRSMGPFLLPLSLILALPMLLNVALTTYLPTFLTEEGDSLQLAGVALAILQAAGVAGALLGGSISDRIGRRPSLAGAMLVAPLLLLIFLTVEGMARLPLLILMGFFTLAITPVIMALVQESYPENRALANGIYMALSFTIRSGAVIVLGLLADGLGMPTAFIISAALALLGVPAVALLPGRNNDRTR